Proteins from one Dromiciops gliroides isolate mDroGli1 chromosome 6, mDroGli1.pri, whole genome shotgun sequence genomic window:
- the CBLIF gene encoding cobalamin binding intrinsic factor isoform X3 gives MESSVTPSSFPNPSILIAMNLVGTQNAEAQKLLTKTIMSIDSTDLTVGQLALNIMALTSSCQDPGNRLSLLKRKMENWVSSSPQDPYSVFYGPSLGLLALCQKNQEGTLDLAVGFAKMLLANVSPFNVDTGALATLALTCVSNMIPEDLDDEYSEFFGHVLTNIVENLSRRIEDNGLIGGLYSTGLAMQALSVQPVEKWNCGKTIERVLKEIEQNQFANPMSIAQILPSLKGKTYLDVPRITCSIDQEVRQTLQRQPGSLWTSDSDITVTYTINNQLRGVELIFNETEVVSVRKGSFLLAVLEEAQRKNPKFKFESRMTSWGLYITSINNIHEVENHRTYWQFLSGKTPLDQGVGSYIPYNNEHITANFTQY, from the exons ATGGAGAGTTCTGTGACTCCATCTTCCTTTCCCAATCCCAGCATCCTGATTGCCATGAACCTGGTGGGGACCCAGAATGCAGAAGCCCAGAAGCTCCTTACCAAAACCATCATGTCGATTGACTCAACAG ATCTGACCGTTGGCCAGCTAGCCCTCAACATCATGGCTCTCACTTCATCCTGCCAAGATCCTGGAAATAGACTCTCtcttctgaaaaggaaaatggagaattGGGTATCTTCAA GCCCACAAGACCCATATTCAGTCTTCTATGGACCCAGCCTGGGACTCTTGGCACTGTGCCAGAAGAACCAAGAGGGCACCTTGGATCTGGCTGTCGGGTTTGCCAAGATGTTGCTAGCCAACGTCTCGCCCTTCAACGTGG ATACTGGAGCTTTGGCCACCTTGGCCCTGACTTGTGTTAGCAACATGATCCCTGAAGATCTGGATGATGAATACAGTGAGTTCTTTGGTCACGTATTAACAAATATTGTGGAGAACCTCAGCAGGAGAATTGAAGACAATGGCCTTATTGGGGGACTGTACAGCACGGGCTTAGCCATGCAG gcTCTCTCTGTGCAACCTGTAGAGAAGTGGAACTGCGGGAAGACCATAGAAAGAGTACTCAAGGAGATTGAGCAGAATCAATTTGCTAACCCCATGTCTATCGCTCAGATCCTTCCTTCCCTGAAGGGCAAAACTTACTTAGATGTGCCCCGTATCACTTGTTCTATTG ATCAAGAGGTGAGGCAAACTCTACAGAGACAGCCTGGCTCCCTCTGGACCTCAGATTCTGATATCACAGTGACTTACACAATCAATAACCAGCTGAGGGGAGTGGAACTGATCTTCAACGAAACGGAGGTGGTCAGTGTGAGAAAAGGATCATTCCTCCTTGCCGTTCTAGAAGAAGCCCAGCGCAAAAACCCCAAATTCAA atttgaatccagaatgACATCTTGGGGCCTTTATATCACCTCCATCAACAACATCCATGAAGTGGAAAACCACAGGACCTACTGGCAATTCCTTAGTGGCAAAACTCCTTTGGATCAAG GGGTTGGCTCCTACATCCCCTATAACAATGAACACATCACAGCCAATTTCACACAGTACTAA
- the CBLIF gene encoding cobalamin binding intrinsic factor isoform X1, translating into MKMILFTVALWGLLWAVNGAHTLPWSECSIPTEKQALVDDLQDVMESSVTPSSFPNPSILIAMNLVGTQNAEAQKLLTKTIMSIDSTDLTVGQLALNIMALTSSCQDPGNRLSLLKRKMENWVSSSPQDPYSVFYGPSLGLLALCQKNQEGTLDLAVGFAKMLLANVSPFNVDTGALATLALTCVSNMIPEDLDDEYSEFFGHVLTNIVENLSRRIEDNGLIGGLYSTGLAMQALSVQPVEKWNCGKTIERVLKEIEQNQFANPMSIAQILPSLKGKTYLDVPRITCSIDQEVRQTLQRQPGSLWTSDSDITVTYTINNQLRGVELIFNETEVVSVRKGSFLLAVLEEAQRKNPKFKFESRMTSWGLYITSINNIHEVENHRTYWQFLSGKTPLDQGVGSYIPYNNEHITANFTQY; encoded by the exons atgaagatgatcCTGTTTACAGTCGCTCTCTGGGGCCTCCTCTGGGCAGTGAATGGGGCCCACACCCTCCCCTGGAGTGAGTGCT CTATTCCCACAGAAAAGCAAGCCTTGGTGGATGACCTGCAAGATGTCATGGAGAGTTCTGTGACTCCATCTTCCTTTCCCAATCCCAGCATCCTGATTGCCATGAACCTGGTGGGGACCCAGAATGCAGAAGCCCAGAAGCTCCTTACCAAAACCATCATGTCGATTGACTCAACAG ATCTGACCGTTGGCCAGCTAGCCCTCAACATCATGGCTCTCACTTCATCCTGCCAAGATCCTGGAAATAGACTCTCtcttctgaaaaggaaaatggagaattGGGTATCTTCAA GCCCACAAGACCCATATTCAGTCTTCTATGGACCCAGCCTGGGACTCTTGGCACTGTGCCAGAAGAACCAAGAGGGCACCTTGGATCTGGCTGTCGGGTTTGCCAAGATGTTGCTAGCCAACGTCTCGCCCTTCAACGTGG ATACTGGAGCTTTGGCCACCTTGGCCCTGACTTGTGTTAGCAACATGATCCCTGAAGATCTGGATGATGAATACAGTGAGTTCTTTGGTCACGTATTAACAAATATTGTGGAGAACCTCAGCAGGAGAATTGAAGACAATGGCCTTATTGGGGGACTGTACAGCACGGGCTTAGCCATGCAG gcTCTCTCTGTGCAACCTGTAGAGAAGTGGAACTGCGGGAAGACCATAGAAAGAGTACTCAAGGAGATTGAGCAGAATCAATTTGCTAACCCCATGTCTATCGCTCAGATCCTTCCTTCCCTGAAGGGCAAAACTTACTTAGATGTGCCCCGTATCACTTGTTCTATTG ATCAAGAGGTGAGGCAAACTCTACAGAGACAGCCTGGCTCCCTCTGGACCTCAGATTCTGATATCACAGTGACTTACACAATCAATAACCAGCTGAGGGGAGTGGAACTGATCTTCAACGAAACGGAGGTGGTCAGTGTGAGAAAAGGATCATTCCTCCTTGCCGTTCTAGAAGAAGCCCAGCGCAAAAACCCCAAATTCAA atttgaatccagaatgACATCTTGGGGCCTTTATATCACCTCCATCAACAACATCCATGAAGTGGAAAACCACAGGACCTACTGGCAATTCCTTAGTGGCAAAACTCCTTTGGATCAAG GGGTTGGCTCCTACATCCCCTATAACAATGAACACATCACAGCCAATTTCACACAGTACTAA
- the CBLIF gene encoding cobalamin binding intrinsic factor isoform X4 produces MNLVGTQNAEAQKLLTKTIMSIDSTDLTVGQLALNIMALTSSCQDPGNRLSLLKRKMENWVSSSPQDPYSVFYGPSLGLLALCQKNQEGTLDLAVGFAKMLLANVSPFNVDTGALATLALTCVSNMIPEDLDDEYSEFFGHVLTNIVENLSRRIEDNGLIGGLYSTGLAMQALSVQPVEKWNCGKTIERVLKEIEQNQFANPMSIAQILPSLKGKTYLDVPRITCSIDQEVRQTLQRQPGSLWTSDSDITVTYTINNQLRGVELIFNETEVVSVRKGSFLLAVLEEAQRKNPKFKFESRMTSWGLYITSINNIHEVENHRTYWQFLSGKTPLDQGVGSYIPYNNEHITANFTQY; encoded by the exons ATGAACCTGGTGGGGACCCAGAATGCAGAAGCCCAGAAGCTCCTTACCAAAACCATCATGTCGATTGACTCAACAG ATCTGACCGTTGGCCAGCTAGCCCTCAACATCATGGCTCTCACTTCATCCTGCCAAGATCCTGGAAATAGACTCTCtcttctgaaaaggaaaatggagaattGGGTATCTTCAA GCCCACAAGACCCATATTCAGTCTTCTATGGACCCAGCCTGGGACTCTTGGCACTGTGCCAGAAGAACCAAGAGGGCACCTTGGATCTGGCTGTCGGGTTTGCCAAGATGTTGCTAGCCAACGTCTCGCCCTTCAACGTGG ATACTGGAGCTTTGGCCACCTTGGCCCTGACTTGTGTTAGCAACATGATCCCTGAAGATCTGGATGATGAATACAGTGAGTTCTTTGGTCACGTATTAACAAATATTGTGGAGAACCTCAGCAGGAGAATTGAAGACAATGGCCTTATTGGGGGACTGTACAGCACGGGCTTAGCCATGCAG gcTCTCTCTGTGCAACCTGTAGAGAAGTGGAACTGCGGGAAGACCATAGAAAGAGTACTCAAGGAGATTGAGCAGAATCAATTTGCTAACCCCATGTCTATCGCTCAGATCCTTCCTTCCCTGAAGGGCAAAACTTACTTAGATGTGCCCCGTATCACTTGTTCTATTG ATCAAGAGGTGAGGCAAACTCTACAGAGACAGCCTGGCTCCCTCTGGACCTCAGATTCTGATATCACAGTGACTTACACAATCAATAACCAGCTGAGGGGAGTGGAACTGATCTTCAACGAAACGGAGGTGGTCAGTGTGAGAAAAGGATCATTCCTCCTTGCCGTTCTAGAAGAAGCCCAGCGCAAAAACCCCAAATTCAA atttgaatccagaatgACATCTTGGGGCCTTTATATCACCTCCATCAACAACATCCATGAAGTGGAAAACCACAGGACCTACTGGCAATTCCTTAGTGGCAAAACTCCTTTGGATCAAG GGGTTGGCTCCTACATCCCCTATAACAATGAACACATCACAGCCAATTTCACACAGTACTAA
- the CBLIF gene encoding cobalamin binding intrinsic factor isoform X2 — MKMILFTVALWGLLWAVNGAHTLPWTIPTEKQALVDDLQDVMESSVTPSSFPNPSILIAMNLVGTQNAEAQKLLTKTIMSIDSTDLTVGQLALNIMALTSSCQDPGNRLSLLKRKMENWVSSSPQDPYSVFYGPSLGLLALCQKNQEGTLDLAVGFAKMLLANVSPFNVDTGALATLALTCVSNMIPEDLDDEYSEFFGHVLTNIVENLSRRIEDNGLIGGLYSTGLAMQALSVQPVEKWNCGKTIERVLKEIEQNQFANPMSIAQILPSLKGKTYLDVPRITCSIDQEVRQTLQRQPGSLWTSDSDITVTYTINNQLRGVELIFNETEVVSVRKGSFLLAVLEEAQRKNPKFKFESRMTSWGLYITSINNIHEVENHRTYWQFLSGKTPLDQGVGSYIPYNNEHITANFTQY; from the exons atgaagatgatcCTGTTTACAGTCGCTCTCTGGGGCCTCCTCTGGGCAGTGAATGGGGCCCACACCCTCCCCTGGA CTATTCCCACAGAAAAGCAAGCCTTGGTGGATGACCTGCAAGATGTCATGGAGAGTTCTGTGACTCCATCTTCCTTTCCCAATCCCAGCATCCTGATTGCCATGAACCTGGTGGGGACCCAGAATGCAGAAGCCCAGAAGCTCCTTACCAAAACCATCATGTCGATTGACTCAACAG ATCTGACCGTTGGCCAGCTAGCCCTCAACATCATGGCTCTCACTTCATCCTGCCAAGATCCTGGAAATAGACTCTCtcttctgaaaaggaaaatggagaattGGGTATCTTCAA GCCCACAAGACCCATATTCAGTCTTCTATGGACCCAGCCTGGGACTCTTGGCACTGTGCCAGAAGAACCAAGAGGGCACCTTGGATCTGGCTGTCGGGTTTGCCAAGATGTTGCTAGCCAACGTCTCGCCCTTCAACGTGG ATACTGGAGCTTTGGCCACCTTGGCCCTGACTTGTGTTAGCAACATGATCCCTGAAGATCTGGATGATGAATACAGTGAGTTCTTTGGTCACGTATTAACAAATATTGTGGAGAACCTCAGCAGGAGAATTGAAGACAATGGCCTTATTGGGGGACTGTACAGCACGGGCTTAGCCATGCAG gcTCTCTCTGTGCAACCTGTAGAGAAGTGGAACTGCGGGAAGACCATAGAAAGAGTACTCAAGGAGATTGAGCAGAATCAATTTGCTAACCCCATGTCTATCGCTCAGATCCTTCCTTCCCTGAAGGGCAAAACTTACTTAGATGTGCCCCGTATCACTTGTTCTATTG ATCAAGAGGTGAGGCAAACTCTACAGAGACAGCCTGGCTCCCTCTGGACCTCAGATTCTGATATCACAGTGACTTACACAATCAATAACCAGCTGAGGGGAGTGGAACTGATCTTCAACGAAACGGAGGTGGTCAGTGTGAGAAAAGGATCATTCCTCCTTGCCGTTCTAGAAGAAGCCCAGCGCAAAAACCCCAAATTCAA atttgaatccagaatgACATCTTGGGGCCTTTATATCACCTCCATCAACAACATCCATGAAGTGGAAAACCACAGGACCTACTGGCAATTCCTTAGTGGCAAAACTCCTTTGGATCAAG GGGTTGGCTCCTACATCCCCTATAACAATGAACACATCACAGCCAATTTCACACAGTACTAA